The following coding sequences lie in one Salmo salar chromosome ssa13, Ssal_v3.1, whole genome shotgun sequence genomic window:
- the LOC106567955 gene encoding autophagy-related protein 101, producing MNCRSEVLEVSVEGRQVDEAMLALLHTILLHRSTGKFHYKKEGTYSIGTVGTQDIDCDFIDFSFVRVSSDELDRVIRKAVGEFKDAMGNGTDGMGQISLEFYQKKKSRWPFSDECIPWEVWSIKVNVVNLANEQERQICREKVGEKLGEKVINIVEVINQHEYLPKMPTQSEVDNVFDTSLKDVQPYLYKITFQITDTLGTSVSTTMRRLIKDTLAL from the exons ATGAACTGCCGTTCGGAGGTTCTGGAGGTGTCGGTGGAGGGAAGACAGGTCGACGAGGCTATGCTGGCTCTGTTGCACACTATCCTATTGCATCGCAGCACTGGAAAATTTCACTACAAGAAAGAGGGCACCTACTCCATTGGCACTGTTGGCACACAGGACATTGACTGCGACTTTATTGATTTCAGTTTTGTTCGTGTTTCTTCAGATGAGCTTGACAGGGTCATCAGGAAAGCAGTGGGCGAATTCAAG GATGCCATGGGCAACGGTACTGATGGAATGGGACAAATCTCACTGGAGTTCTACCAGAAAAAGAAGTCTCGCTGGCCTTTCTCTGATGAGTGTATTCCATGGGAGGTCTGGAGCATCAAGGTTAATGTCGTCAACCTGGCCAACGAGCAGGAGAGACAGATCTGCCGGGAGAAAGTGGGCGAGAAGCTGGGCGAGAAGGTGATCAACATTGTGGAGGTGATCAACCAGCACGAGTACCTACCCAAAATGCCCACACAGTCGGAAGTGGACAATGTGTTCGACACCAGCCTCAAAGACGTACAGCCTTACCTGTACAAAATCACTTTTCAGATCACTGATACGCTGGGCACCTCAGTAAGCACCACCATGAGAAGGCTGATAAAAGACACCTTAGCACTGTGA
- the LOC106567953 gene encoding zinc finger and BTB domain-containing protein 21 gives MESLVHYSNPSHGLSVLGVLNEQRLRGQLCDTVLVVGDQRYQAHRSVLAASSEYFQSLFTRMESEPHKVIQLDFCEPDAFEIVLNYIYSSSLFVDRGSLAAIQELGYSLGIPFLTNIMSTRPHVSYCVSRKRLSFSEDNNDIQLRSVIVRQSRRGDAPGAGRYGSNDQGEQTQASGHRKPNESARNTASSPRKSAEATGEGSDSKPISSYASILKGKTSSHTGSSVRPQLTSSVSFSESPTVVLQSDLSTKEEEEQQRLYRSKPQFQGQVGEPSQTIDRSGPLIKSLLRRSLSMDSPVPVFSPTLELNKLQGREQSVVKMVANTEEGIQTEHKQSVKVVPPLLLKSRHHSRYDDKDETPGKEFHVKTEPSSPLCDPSEIIRITVGDSLPVNLKNNEMDFDQGPTKPFSNLPGKRRVRRDNRRYPFKKSKGVNEHDFPCEDDNMSESVPHNSNMDDNDEDWTDDPRKSKMFKCWICLKVFRSNAGLHRHVNMYHNPDKPYACDICHKRFHTNFKVWTHCQTQHGVVQNPASSSSSFELDEKFQRKLIDIVREREIKKALLMKLRRNKQVSQGGLRSKSNLICPYCGKLFVFLYQFKQHLKTHPAERDNQETERESSLYQKDQPSQRENTDTEVYSCRLCNEKLSSLFEQGDHERGCRHATVCPYCGLRFSSPAVKKEHEAHCKYKKLTCLECMRTFKSSFSIWRHQVEVHNHNIMTVKEQLSHREENNGEVSDHLGRPLHTQESMGAGSSREDIIYSDSSGPPMLDSEDSSSFMPEDLNASQCHNEHHGELTVKDEPIEEAVSEREDVMSGASVEPEEPGVWPCEKCGKLFGGHKDLERHQELLCHIKPFICHICNKAFRTNFRLWSHFQSHMSTSDEPGAREVDDRRPLSPSPSPPPVVTHATGCPAPQVFPPKPVEADSVVAEAVVAKEKEKPGSLSSMPRTKRPEMDISHGSPLPKMDSVDNSLTPQESETLFYHAPTLSALTFKRQYMCKLCHRTFKTAFSLWSHEKSHSHI, from the coding sequence ATGGAGAGTCTGGTGCACTACAGTAATCCATCCCACGGCCTCTCTGTGCTGGGGGTGCTCAATGAGCAGCGCCTGAGGGGGCAGCTCTGTGACACAGTCTTGGTTGTGGGGGATCAGAGGTACCAGGCCCACAGGAGTGTGCTCGCCGCTAGCAGTGAGTATTTCCAATCACTGTTCACACGAATGGAGTCTGAGCCCCACAAAGTGATACAGCTGGACTTCTGTGAGCCTGACGCCTTTGAGATAGTACTGAATTACATATACTCATCCTCCCTCTTCGTGGACAGAGGCAGCCTGGCAGCCATCCAGGAGCTGGGCTACAGTCTAGGAATCCCTTTTCTAACCAACATTATGTCAACAAGGCCGCATGTGTCTTACTGCGTCTCCAGAAAAAGGCTTTCCTTCTCAGAGGACAATAATGACATCCAGCTGAGGAGTGTCATTGTGCGCCAGAGCCGAAGGGGTGATGCTCCCGGCGCTGGACGCTACGGTTCAAATGATCAAGGAGAACAGACTCAAGCTTCAGGACACAGGAAACCAAACGAATCAGCCAGGAACACTGCATCCAGTCCCAGAAAATCAGCTGAGGCAACTGGTGAGGGTTCTGATAGCAAGCCCATCAGTTCATATGCCTCCATCTTAAAGGGGAAGACATCATCACACACAGGGTCATCAGTAAGGCCACAGCTCACCTCCTCAGTCTCCTTCAGTGAATCTCCAACAGTCGTGTTACAGTCTGATCTAAGcactaaagaagaggaggagcagcAGAGGCTCTACAGATCCAAACCACAATTTCAGGGCCAGGTAGGGGAGCCTAGCCAGACCATTGACAGGAGTGGCCCACTCATAAAAAGCCTGCTGCGCAGGTCATTATCCATGGACAGTCCCGTCCCAGTCTTCTCCCCCACACTGGAGCTCAATAAACTGCAAGGCCGAGAGCAGTCTGTTGTTAAGATGGTGGCAAATACAGAGGAAGGGATTCAGACAGAGCACAAACAAAGTGTTAAAGTAGTTCCGCCACTTCTTCTCAAGTCAAGGCACCACAGTAGGTATGATGATAAAGATGAAACTCCAGGAAAGGAGTTCCATGTGAAGACAGAGCCTAGCAGCCCACTGTGTGACCCCTCTGAGATCATTAGAATCACAGTTGGGGATTCTCTACCAGTTAACCTCAAAAACAATGAAATGGAttttgaccaaggccctactAAGCCATTTTCTAATCTCCCTGGCAAGAGAAGGGTGAGGAGAGACAATCGAAGGTACCCATTCAAAAAGTCTAAAGGGGTGAACGAACATGATTTCCCATGTGAAGATGACAATATGTCAGAGTCTGTACCTCACAACTCCAACATGGATGACAATGATGAAGACTGGACTGATGATCCCAGGAAGAGCAAGATGTTTAAATGCTGGATCTGTTTGAAAGTGTTCAGATCCAATGCCGGATTGCACCGCCATGTTAACATGTATCACAACCCAGATAAGCCATACGCTTGTGACATCTGCCACAAACGCTTCCACACTAACTTCAAAGTCTGGACCCACTGCCAAACCCAGCATGGAGTGGTACAAAACCCTGCTTCATCCTCCAGCTCATTTGAGCTGGATGAGAAGTTTCAGAGGAAGCTGATTGATATTGTgcgggagagagaaataaagaaagccTTGCTCATGAAGCTGAGGAGAAATAAGCAGGTTTCGCAGGGTGGCCTGAGGTCCAAGTCAAATTTGATATGCCCTTATTGTGggaaattgtttgtgtttctctaTCAGTTCAAGCAGCATTTGAAGACACACCCTGCGGAGAGAGACAAccaagagactgagagagagagcagtctctACCAAAAAGACcagcccagtcagagagagaACACGGACACAGAGGTTTACTCCTGCAGGCTCTGCAATGAGAAGCTGTCCTCTCTCTTTGAGCAGGGAGACCACGAGAGGGGCTGTCGACACGCAACCGTGTGCCCTTACTGTGGCCTCCGATTCTCCAGCCCAGCGGTTAAAAAAGAGCACGAAGCACACTGCAAGTACAAGAAACTGACCTGCCTGGAGTGCATGAGGACCTTCAAGTCTTCCTTCAGCATATGGAGACACCAGGTGGAGGTTCACAACCACAACATTATGACTGTTAAGGAGCAGCTGAGCCATCGAGAGGAGAACAATGGAGAAGTATCTGACCACCTCGGAAGGCCTCTCCATACCCAGGAGTCTATGGGAGCGGGGAGCTCCAGAGAGGACATCATCTACAGTGACTCCTCAGGTCCGCCTATGTTGGACTCGGAGGATTCTTCATCATTCATGCCCGAGGACCTGAATGCTAGCCAGTGTCACAACGAACATCACGGCGAGCTGACAGTGAAGGATGAGCCCATTGAGGAGGCCGTGAGCGAGAGGGAGGACGTGATGTCTGGGGCCTCCGTCGAGCCTGAGGAGCCAGGCGTGTGGCCATGCGAAAAATGTGGCAAGCTCTTTGGTGGCCACAAAGACCTGGAGCGTCACCAGGAGCTGCTGTGCCACATCAAACCCTTCATCTGTCACATCTGCAACAAGGCCTTCAGGACCAACTTCCGCCTTTGGAGCCACTTCCAGTCCCACATGTCAACCTCCGACGAACCTGGAGCGAGAGAGGTTGATGACAGGCGCCCTttgtctccctccccctcaccacCACCAGTGGTCACACATGCAACTGGATGTCCTGCCCCACAAGTTTTTCCACCTAAACCAGTGGAGGCAGATTCAGTGGTAGCTGAAGCTGTGGTAGCAAAAGAGAAGGAGAAGCCTGGAAGCTTGTCGTCAATGCCCAGGACCAAGAGGCCAGAGATGGACATATCACACGGTAGCCCCCTACCCAAGATGGATAGTGTGGATAATTCCCTCACCCCTCAGGAATCAGAAACCCTTTTTTACCATGCCCCCACTCTCTCTGCCCTCACATTTAAGAGGCAGTACATGTGTAAGCTCTGCCACAGAACATTCAAGACTGCCTTTAGTCTTTGGAGCCATGAGAAGAGCCATAGTCACATTTAA
- the LOC106568047 gene encoding uromodulin-like 1 isoform X1, translated as MHAVLYVFKMSWMSFLCLATAFLDLCRGHNTLFEGYDLSMSSYHLCTRHESTVVSKVLSYKISYTVRRSCGGWLPWKMCEVTVYKKAYRTEYMNVTKDVLRCCDGYEQVGSYCALPMNRSGEFTAKPGSCPKGVVEAPRSGGCEWDLDCPGWQKCCQGEGLSLCTDPQSAGSRGWCFHVTVTAKIDYQRLISMDVGILNHTRLLHSVVTGALDSYDISVYYISSWPIWPFRTSSSLLISSPEILSLSNTTTKLHLLLIHIEEVTSVSVEDMNECSHAALSSCSRQADCSNTEGSYSCTCHPGLIDLNPNNKGVHCQAADPVTSPMPNNATHMFWWANATELPPNSTSYQSWVSSFTDTPTAIATTTDRSMMLSSTHIPATTHNPVKASSKRSETSTAVTPSSTVLTSSRPEISTALTSWSSSTSLQNTTNPNSPTLSTSAPSVPAWQTHHQQTSTMPQTSLDPTLVVSLSVSPPSPSTCNPAPITNLQASNVTGSSFCVSWMTGQSQSGFSFLVVLMEGSKVRGRWETGLSVWEVTLLKPGVLYNVTVISCPYGSQGASLLLLVKTAAQTLGATAHLTNVQFTDALLDPTSQAYQNLSRSIMEEILQSLPPDILALVNSGDVRVQITGLAPGSVVVNFTIIFTPSQSQDILKVSSALMQALQNSSRYTVDSNNTSIDDVDECSTGNMDCSPWAQCTNTWGSYSCLCLDGFTDSNPSRPGRGCSAPLTTTTPMSTTTTNTLVTISNTVSTTTTYNTTSITSNNTDAVTTNAPVTTTVNNTVRINNTVSTKTPVTITAPVPTKMTSGLMKTSLQPETPTSLAPLVSYTEAISVECRASAITVTVARDFLWSGHIGDSSLFLGRQECGVNGGNSSHVQLTVAWDECNTQLLYNSTHYTAQVNLYNSMSSQLLPDDTTRVPTVRLKVPIMCTFRRSIIIISSGYSTTGYDMIKDAVMGSGTFYVTFQLLNGMSPLPQNYSLSPEEDVVVEVSVDSTVAQIKVVINKCWATQSSNPLEPTTYVFLENSCPLPNTYTTVVENGNSRKSRLSLRIFSYINLNVIYLHCQIQICIETGSATCQPDCFGRTERFSSLIGTAKASCGPLLRSHKVSVKERSDTLRLVGYSLLGIGLFLLFIGSLSSLFFSHRKRIGTYSFSLKPKQDNSPYHVFDI; from the exons ATGCATGCCGTACTTTATGTATTCAAGATGAGTTGGATGTCCTTTCTCTGTCTGGCCACGGCCTTTCTGGACCTCTGTAGGGGACACAACACTTTGTTTGAAG GATATGACTTGTCTATGTCCAGCTACCACCTGTGTACTCGACATGAGAGCACGGTGGTGAGTAAAGTGTTGTCCTATAAAATCTCTTACACGGTCAGGAGGTCATGTGGCGGCTGGCTACCCTGGAAGATGTGTGAGGTCACTGTTTATAAAAAGGCCTATCGGACTGAGTACATGAATGTCACCAAAGATGTTTTGAGGTGTTGTGATGGCTATGAACAAGTGGGCAGCTACTGTGCTTTAC CTATGAACAGAAGTGGAGAGTTCACTGCTAAGCCAGGGTCCTGTCCTAAGGGTGTAGTGGAGGCACCCAGGAGTGGAGGGTGTGAATGGGACTTAGACTGCCCAGGCTGGCAAAAGTGCTGCCAGGGAGAAGGCCTTTCTCTCTgtactgaccctcagtctgcag GCAGTAGAGGCTGGTGCTTTCATGTCACTGTGACAGCGAAGATAGATTACCAGCGGCTGATATCCATGGACGTGGGAATCCTGAACCACACAAGGCTGCTGCACTCTGTG GTGACTGGAGCGCTGGACTCTTATGACATCTCTGTATACTATATCAGCTCCTGGCCTATATGGCCATTTAgaacctcctcctctctgctgatTAGTTCCCCTGAAATTCTGTCCCTGTCCAACACGACCACAAAGCTGCACCTTCTTCTCATACACATTGAAGAAGTCACCTCGGTGTCAGTTGAAG ACATGAATGAGTGTAGCCATGCCGCTCTCAGCAGCTGCTCACGTCAGGCAGACTGTTCCAACACAGAGGGCTCCTACAGCTGCACCTGCCATCCAGGATTAATTGATCTCAACCCCAACAACAAAGGGGTACACTGCCAAG CTGCTGACCCTGTGACCTCACCCATGCCCAATAATGCCACTCATATGTTCTGGTGGGCCAATGCTACAGAGTTGCCACCCAACAGCACCAGCTATCAGTCCTgggtctccagctttactgataCCCCAACAGCCATAGCTACAACCACAGACAGGAGCATGATGCTGAGCTCGACCCATATACCTGCTACCACACATAACCCAGTTAAAGCCAGCTCCAAAAGGTCTGAGACCAGTACCGCAGTGACACCCTCGAGTACTGtattgacctccagcaggcctgaAATCAGTACAGCGCTCACATCCTGGAGTAGTTCCACCTCACTCCAGAATACCACTAACCCCAACTCTCCAACCCTCTCCACCTCGGCCCCCTCTGTACCGGCATGGCAGACACATCACCAGCAGACCAGCACTATGCCACAAACCAGCCTGGACCCCACTCTGGTGGTGTCCCTGAGTGTATCACCACCATCTCCATCCACATGCA ACCCCGCCCCCATTACCAACCTGCAGGCTTCCAACGTCACTGGCTCCTCCTTCTGCGTGTCCTGGATGACTGGCCAATCCCAGAGCGGGTTTAGCTTTCTGGTGGTGCTGATGgaggggtcaaaggtcagaggACGCTGGGAGACAGGGCTGTCAGTCTGGGAGGTAACATTGTTGAAGCCTGGGGTTCTCTACAACGTTACTGTCATTTCCTGTCCCTATGGGAGCCAGGGGGCCAGCCTGCTGCTGCTGGTTAAGACTG CTGCACAGACACTTGGAGCAACAGCTCACCTGACCAATGTGCAGTTCACTGATGCCCTGCTGGACCCTACTAGCCAGGCGTATCAGAATCTTAGTCGTAGTATTATGGAAGAG ATCCTCCAGTCTCTCCCTCCTGATATTCTGGCCCTGGTGAACTCAGGAGATGTGAGGGTTCAGATCACAGGCCTGGCCCCTGGCAGTGTAGTAGTGAACTTCACCATCATTTTCACACCCAGTCAGTCCCAGGACATCCTGAAAGTGTCCTCTGCTCTGATGCAGGCCCTACAGAACAGCTCCAGATACACTGTTGACAGCAACAACACCAGCATAGATG ATGTTGATGAGTGCAGTACAGGGAACATGGACTGCTCCCCATGGGCCCAGTGCACTAACACCTGGGGTTCCTACAGCTGTCTCTGTCTGGATGGATTCACGGACTCTAACCCCTCTAGGCCGGGACGGGGCTGTTCAG CTCCTTTGACCACAACCACACCTATGTCCACAACCACAACAAACACTCTGGTTACAATCAGCAATACAGTGtcaaccactaccacctacaatacaaccTCAATTACATCCAACAATACAGATGCAGTTACAACGAACGCACCAGTTACAACCACTGTCAACAATACAGTTAGAATCAACAACACAGTTTCAACCAAAACTCCAGTCACAATCACAGCGCCAGTTCCTACAAAAATGACCAGCGGTCTCATGAAAACCAGTCTGCAGCCTGAGACTCCTACATCTCTGGCTCCTCTGGTCTCTTATACGGAAGCCATCTCAGTGGAGTGCAGGGCCAGTGCCATCACGGTGACAGTGGCCAGAGACTTCCTGTGGTCGGGGCACATCGGGGACTCTTCCCTGTTCCTAGGGAGACAGGAGTGTGGTGTGAACGGAGGGAACAGTAGCCACGTCCAGCTGACGGTGGCTTGGGACGAGTGTAACACACAGCTCTTATAT AACAGCACTCACTACACTGCTCAGGTCAATCTGTACAACTCTATGAGCTCTCAGCTCTTGCCTGACGACACTACAAGGGTTCCCACAGTACGGCTGAAGGTCCCCATCATGTGTACCTTCAGGAggagcatcatcatcatctcctCTGGTTACAGCACCACAGG GTACGATATGATCAAAGATGCCGTCATGGGCTCAGGGACATTCTACGTGACATTTCAGCTCCTGAATGGAATGTCACCCCTCCCCCAGAACTACAGCCTATCTCCTGAGGAGGACGTTGTGGTCGAAGTCAGCGTTGACTCCACGGTTGCCCAGATCAAAGTGGTCATCAACAAGTGCTGGGCCACCCAGAGCAGCAACCCCTTAGAACCAACAACCTATGTTTTTCTGGAAAACAG CTGTCCCCTCCCAAACACATACACCACAGTCGTGGAGAACGGCAACTCCAGAAAGTCTCGCCTGTCTCTTCGCATCTTCTCCTACATCAACCTGAATGTCATCTACCTGCACTGCCAGATACAGATCTGTATCGAGACTGGCTCGGCCACCTGCCAGCCT GATTGCTTTGGGCGGACAGAAAGATTCTCCAGTCTAATTGGAACAGCAAAAGCATCCTGTGGACCATTGCTTAGATCACACAAAG TGTCCGTCAAAGAGAGATCTGATACTCTTCGTCTGGTGGGCTACAGTTTACTGGGAATAGGACTATTCCTCCTCTTCATCGGGAGTCTCTCTTCCTTGTTCTTCAGCCACAGGAAGCGAATTGGAACCTACAGCTTCAGCCTCAAACCCAAGCAAGATAACTCTCCCTATCATGTTTTCGATATTTAG
- the LOC106568047 gene encoding uromodulin-like 1 isoform X2, with translation MNRSGEFTAKPGSCPKGVVEAPRSGGCEWDLDCPGWQKCCQGEGLSLCTDPQSAGSRGWCFHVTVTAKIDYQRLISMDVGILNHTRLLHSVVTGALDSYDISVYYISSWPIWPFRTSSSLLISSPEILSLSNTTTKLHLLLIHIEEVTSVSVEDMNECSHAALSSCSRQADCSNTEGSYSCTCHPGLIDLNPNNKGVHCQAADPVTSPMPNNATHMFWWANATELPPNSTSYQSWVSSFTDTPTAIATTTDRSMMLSSTHIPATTHNPVKASSKRSETSTAVTPSSTVLTSSRPEISTALTSWSSSTSLQNTTNPNSPTLSTSAPSVPAWQTHHQQTSTMPQTSLDPTLVVSLSVSPPSPSTCNPAPITNLQASNVTGSSFCVSWMTGQSQSGFSFLVVLMEGSKVRGRWETGLSVWEVTLLKPGVLYNVTVISCPYGSQGASLLLLVKTAAQTLGATAHLTNVQFTDALLDPTSQAYQNLSRSIMEEILQSLPPDILALVNSGDVRVQITGLAPGSVVVNFTIIFTPSQSQDILKVSSALMQALQNSSRYTVDSNNTSIDDVDECSTGNMDCSPWAQCTNTWGSYSCLCLDGFTDSNPSRPGRGCSAPLTTTTPMSTTTTNTLVTISNTVSTTTTYNTTSITSNNTDAVTTNAPVTTTVNNTVRINNTVSTKTPVTITAPVPTKMTSGLMKTSLQPETPTSLAPLVSYTEAISVECRASAITVTVARDFLWSGHIGDSSLFLGRQECGVNGGNSSHVQLTVAWDECNTQLLYNSTHYTAQVNLYNSMSSQLLPDDTTRVPTVRLKVPIMCTFRRSIIIISSGYSTTGYDMIKDAVMGSGTFYVTFQLLNGMSPLPQNYSLSPEEDVVVEVSVDSTVAQIKVVINKCWATQSSNPLEPTTYVFLENSCPLPNTYTTVVENGNSRKSRLSLRIFSYINLNVIYLHCQIQICIETGSATCQPDCFGRTERFSSLIGTAKASCGPLLRSHKVSVKERSDTLRLVGYSLLGIGLFLLFIGSLSSLFFSHRKRIGTYSFSLKPKQDNSPYHVFDI, from the exons ATGAACAGAAGTGGAGAGTTCACTGCTAAGCCAGGGTCCTGTCCTAAGGGTGTAGTGGAGGCACCCAGGAGTGGAGGGTGTGAATGGGACTTAGACTGCCCAGGCTGGCAAAAGTGCTGCCAGGGAGAAGGCCTTTCTCTCTgtactgaccctcagtctgcag GCAGTAGAGGCTGGTGCTTTCATGTCACTGTGACAGCGAAGATAGATTACCAGCGGCTGATATCCATGGACGTGGGAATCCTGAACCACACAAGGCTGCTGCACTCTGTG GTGACTGGAGCGCTGGACTCTTATGACATCTCTGTATACTATATCAGCTCCTGGCCTATATGGCCATTTAgaacctcctcctctctgctgatTAGTTCCCCTGAAATTCTGTCCCTGTCCAACACGACCACAAAGCTGCACCTTCTTCTCATACACATTGAAGAAGTCACCTCGGTGTCAGTTGAAG ACATGAATGAGTGTAGCCATGCCGCTCTCAGCAGCTGCTCACGTCAGGCAGACTGTTCCAACACAGAGGGCTCCTACAGCTGCACCTGCCATCCAGGATTAATTGATCTCAACCCCAACAACAAAGGGGTACACTGCCAAG CTGCTGACCCTGTGACCTCACCCATGCCCAATAATGCCACTCATATGTTCTGGTGGGCCAATGCTACAGAGTTGCCACCCAACAGCACCAGCTATCAGTCCTgggtctccagctttactgataCCCCAACAGCCATAGCTACAACCACAGACAGGAGCATGATGCTGAGCTCGACCCATATACCTGCTACCACACATAACCCAGTTAAAGCCAGCTCCAAAAGGTCTGAGACCAGTACCGCAGTGACACCCTCGAGTACTGtattgacctccagcaggcctgaAATCAGTACAGCGCTCACATCCTGGAGTAGTTCCACCTCACTCCAGAATACCACTAACCCCAACTCTCCAACCCTCTCCACCTCGGCCCCCTCTGTACCGGCATGGCAGACACATCACCAGCAGACCAGCACTATGCCACAAACCAGCCTGGACCCCACTCTGGTGGTGTCCCTGAGTGTATCACCACCATCTCCATCCACATGCA ACCCCGCCCCCATTACCAACCTGCAGGCTTCCAACGTCACTGGCTCCTCCTTCTGCGTGTCCTGGATGACTGGCCAATCCCAGAGCGGGTTTAGCTTTCTGGTGGTGCTGATGgaggggtcaaaggtcagaggACGCTGGGAGACAGGGCTGTCAGTCTGGGAGGTAACATTGTTGAAGCCTGGGGTTCTCTACAACGTTACTGTCATTTCCTGTCCCTATGGGAGCCAGGGGGCCAGCCTGCTGCTGCTGGTTAAGACTG CTGCACAGACACTTGGAGCAACAGCTCACCTGACCAATGTGCAGTTCACTGATGCCCTGCTGGACCCTACTAGCCAGGCGTATCAGAATCTTAGTCGTAGTATTATGGAAGAG ATCCTCCAGTCTCTCCCTCCTGATATTCTGGCCCTGGTGAACTCAGGAGATGTGAGGGTTCAGATCACAGGCCTGGCCCCTGGCAGTGTAGTAGTGAACTTCACCATCATTTTCACACCCAGTCAGTCCCAGGACATCCTGAAAGTGTCCTCTGCTCTGATGCAGGCCCTACAGAACAGCTCCAGATACACTGTTGACAGCAACAACACCAGCATAGATG ATGTTGATGAGTGCAGTACAGGGAACATGGACTGCTCCCCATGGGCCCAGTGCACTAACACCTGGGGTTCCTACAGCTGTCTCTGTCTGGATGGATTCACGGACTCTAACCCCTCTAGGCCGGGACGGGGCTGTTCAG CTCCTTTGACCACAACCACACCTATGTCCACAACCACAACAAACACTCTGGTTACAATCAGCAATACAGTGtcaaccactaccacctacaatacaaccTCAATTACATCCAACAATACAGATGCAGTTACAACGAACGCACCAGTTACAACCACTGTCAACAATACAGTTAGAATCAACAACACAGTTTCAACCAAAACTCCAGTCACAATCACAGCGCCAGTTCCTACAAAAATGACCAGCGGTCTCATGAAAACCAGTCTGCAGCCTGAGACTCCTACATCTCTGGCTCCTCTGGTCTCTTATACGGAAGCCATCTCAGTGGAGTGCAGGGCCAGTGCCATCACGGTGACAGTGGCCAGAGACTTCCTGTGGTCGGGGCACATCGGGGACTCTTCCCTGTTCCTAGGGAGACAGGAGTGTGGTGTGAACGGAGGGAACAGTAGCCACGTCCAGCTGACGGTGGCTTGGGACGAGTGTAACACACAGCTCTTATAT AACAGCACTCACTACACTGCTCAGGTCAATCTGTACAACTCTATGAGCTCTCAGCTCTTGCCTGACGACACTACAAGGGTTCCCACAGTACGGCTGAAGGTCCCCATCATGTGTACCTTCAGGAggagcatcatcatcatctcctCTGGTTACAGCACCACAGG GTACGATATGATCAAAGATGCCGTCATGGGCTCAGGGACATTCTACGTGACATTTCAGCTCCTGAATGGAATGTCACCCCTCCCCCAGAACTACAGCCTATCTCCTGAGGAGGACGTTGTGGTCGAAGTCAGCGTTGACTCCACGGTTGCCCAGATCAAAGTGGTCATCAACAAGTGCTGGGCCACCCAGAGCAGCAACCCCTTAGAACCAACAACCTATGTTTTTCTGGAAAACAG CTGTCCCCTCCCAAACACATACACCACAGTCGTGGAGAACGGCAACTCCAGAAAGTCTCGCCTGTCTCTTCGCATCTTCTCCTACATCAACCTGAATGTCATCTACCTGCACTGCCAGATACAGATCTGTATCGAGACTGGCTCGGCCACCTGCCAGCCT GATTGCTTTGGGCGGACAGAAAGATTCTCCAGTCTAATTGGAACAGCAAAAGCATCCTGTGGACCATTGCTTAGATCACACAAAG TGTCCGTCAAAGAGAGATCTGATACTCTTCGTCTGGTGGGCTACAGTTTACTGGGAATAGGACTATTCCTCCTCTTCATCGGGAGTCTCTCTTCCTTGTTCTTCAGCCACAGGAAGCGAATTGGAACCTACAGCTTCAGCCTCAAACCCAAGCAAGATAACTCTCCCTATCATGTTTTCGATATTTAG